One window of the Bacteroidota bacterium genome contains the following:
- a CDS encoding UpxY family transcription antiterminator, with amino-acid sequence MNWIALYTRSRHEQSVARQLTLYGIESFVPMRKELHKWSDRKRLVDVPLMPSYVFAYLPLNEHHQVFGVPGIVRIVMFNKRVAIVNPSEIELLRKVCRTENPVSVKTLKFCVKDEVEIISGLFAGYRGTVVQFGKNYKVGIQIKEIDYSVVVDVSHDQIRSYSEVPVLN; translated from the coding sequence TTGAATTGGATAGCCCTTTATACTCGATCACGACACGAACAATCAGTTGCACGGCAATTAACTTTGTATGGAATTGAAAGTTTCGTTCCGATGCGGAAGGAATTACATAAATGGAGCGACCGTAAACGACTTGTTGATGTTCCGCTTATGCCATCTTACGTTTTTGCATATCTCCCGTTGAACGAGCACCATCAGGTATTTGGTGTGCCGGGAATTGTGAGGATTGTTATGTTCAACAAAAGGGTTGCGATTGTGAATCCATCTGAGATAGAATTATTACGAAAGGTGTGCCGCACCGAAAACCCTGTATCTGTGAAAACGTTAAAATTTTGTGTTAAGGATGAGGTAGAAATCATTAGCGGCTTATTTGCAGGATATCGAGGAACGGTTGTACAATTTGGAAAGAATTATAAAGTAGGAATCCAGATAAAAGAAATTGATTATTCGGTAGTAGTAGATGTATCGCACGACCAAATACGAAGTTATTCTGAAGTCCCGGTTTTAAATTAG
- a CDS encoding M24 family metallopeptidase, giving the protein MELNEPLLHYDKNKRRMKAVPPDPLDNRASCRAGHVVVMDVGAEYNGYTADITRTIPLSGKFTKAQKEIYNVVLKAQKEVIKIIKQGVPLRDLDKKTKEVNTAVLGFVSKTMCLLPRTGA; this is encoded by the coding sequence ATGGAATTAAACGAGCCGCTATTGCATTATGATAAAAACAAGCGCCGGATGAAAGCCGTCCCGCCTGACCCGCTCGACAATCGGGCGAGCTGTCGGGCAGGCCACGTTGTGGTAATGGATGTGGGTGCGGAGTATAATGGTTATACGGCAGATATCACCCGAACGATTCCCCTCTCCGGAAAATTTACGAAAGCTCAGAAGGAAATTTACAATGTCGTTTTGAAGGCGCAGAAGGAAGTGATAAAAATAATCAAGCAAGGAGTACCGCTTCGTGATTTGGATAAAAAAACTAAAGAGGTGAATACCGCGGTTTTGGGATTCGTATCGAAGACGATGTGCTTGTTACCGAGAACGGGAGCGTAA
- a CDS encoding PLP-dependent transferase, translating into MMKTKKPKRKSKYAMETQLIYGKSISKKWDYNHHVIPPISSSATFRLDTTKRGAQGFMEFAHHSGDQKIESCAPIYIYDRLGEPNKELLEENLAAAEKGESAVTFSTGMAAISAILGCLTGVGDNIIAHNILYGCTYSLLTNWYPRYNINTKFVDLMNTGNLKKEIDSDTRVIYFETPVNPTLDIIDIPAIAKIVTEANKKRPKSRKIFVVIDNTFATPYCQRPLELGADFVVESLTKGITGFGTDMGGVVVGPRWSYDLLLMYRKDFGGSLAAKSAWPIMVYGLPSLPIRFKQAMGTALEVAKFLESDPRIDYVRYPGLDSFPQSALARRQMYDYDGNFAPGVLLFFAFKGKTPKQRRDRGEKFINILAKKAYSITLAVSLGMIRTLVEHPSSMTHAAIPPEEQVKKGIDPGGIRLSVGIEKLEDIINDLKTALKSL; encoded by the coding sequence ATGATGAAAACCAAAAAACCAAAACGTAAAAGCAAATATGCTATGGAAACACAACTTATTTATGGGAAATCCATAAGTAAGAAATGGGATTATAACCACCACGTGATACCGCCGATTTCATCTTCCGCAACATTTCGACTCGATACAACAAAACGCGGCGCCCAGGGTTTTATGGAATTTGCACACCACAGCGGCGACCAAAAAATTGAATCCTGCGCCCCCATTTACATCTACGACCGTTTGGGCGAACCAAACAAGGAATTGTTGGAAGAAAATTTAGCCGCTGCAGAAAAAGGCGAATCGGCTGTAACTTTCAGCACCGGTATGGCAGCTATCTCGGCAATACTCGGTTGTCTTACCGGTGTTGGCGACAATATAATTGCACACAACATTCTTTATGGTTGTACATACTCGCTGCTTACCAATTGGTATCCCCGATATAATATAAATACAAAATTTGTTGATTTGATGAACACGGGTAATTTGAAAAAGGAGATAGATTCTGATACACGTGTTATTTACTTCGAAACGCCTGTGAACCCGACTCTCGATATAATTGACATACCAGCGATAGCAAAAATTGTTACAGAAGCCAATAAAAAACGCCCGAAGTCAAGGAAAATATTTGTAGTTATCGATAATACTTTTGCAACACCATATTGCCAGCGTCCGCTTGAACTCGGAGCCGATTTCGTTGTCGAGTCGCTCACCAAAGGAATTACAGGTTTCGGAACAGATATGGGCGGAGTAGTAGTTGGACCGAGATGGAGTTACGATTTATTGCTGATGTACCGGAAAGATTTTGGCGGGTCGCTTGCCGCAAAAAGCGCCTGGCCCATTATGGTTTACGGTTTACCGAGTTTACCAATCCGTTTTAAGCAAGCTATGGGGACCGCACTTGAAGTAGCGAAATTTTTGGAAAGCGACCCGCGTATCGATTATGTGCGGTATCCCGGTTTAGATTCATTTCCACAATCGGCTTTAGCCCGCCGGCAAATGTATGACTATGATGGCAACTTTGCACCGGGTGTTTTATTATTTTTTGCATTCAAGGGTAAAACTCCTAAACAACGCAGGGATAGAGGAGAAAAATTTATCAACATCCTCGCAAAAAAAGCTTACTCAATTACATTAGCTGTTAGTTTGGGAATGATTCGCACACTTGTAGAACATCCAAGCTCAATGACTCACGCAGCAATACCTCCGGAAGAACAAGTCAAAAAGGGAATCGATCCCGGTGGTATCCGCCTATCCGTTGGTATTGAAAAGTTAGAAGATATAATTAACGACTTGAAGACAGCATTAAAAAGTTTATAA
- a CDS encoding acetyl-CoA hydrolase/transferase C-terminal domain-containing protein gives MRWLEKYKSKIKSPIEAVNLIKSNSRVYVHPGCATPEVLVNAMCERYQELENVEVVHILTVGKTKYVEPQYEGHFRHNALFIGKNVRTAVHEGRADWTPIFLSEIPHLFYRRKLPIDVALIHVSPPDEHGFCSFGVGIETTKPATEVAKYIIAQINPNMPRTLGDAFIHVDKFAACIETDVPIKELPQVDADISPYEAEVYQKIGENIANMIEDESTLQLGIGAIPDAVLRFLHGKKHLGMHTEMFSDGAIKLIDEGVITNERKTLHAGKIISSFVLGTKSLFEFLDDNPRFEFHPSHYVNDPFIIAKNRKMVAINSAIQVDLTGQVCADSMGSKFYSGYGGQLDFIRGAARSEDGKPIIALPSTAKVDTISRITPQLTPGAGVTTSRGDVHYVVTEYGVADLYGRTVRERVQALINIAHPKFREELEEYALQQKYIPTLINNKLR, from the coding sequence ATGCGCTGGCTAGAAAAATATAAATCTAAAATTAAATCGCCTATAGAAGCTGTAAATTTAATTAAATCCAATTCTCGTGTTTACGTTCATCCCGGCTGTGCAACCCCCGAAGTATTGGTCAATGCAATGTGCGAACGTTATCAAGAACTTGAGAATGTAGAAGTTGTACACATCTTAACGGTAGGAAAAACAAAATATGTTGAACCACAATACGAAGGACACTTCCGGCATAATGCTTTGTTCATAGGCAAAAATGTTCGGACTGCTGTGCATGAAGGGCGAGCCGATTGGACTCCAATATTTCTTTCGGAGATACCACATTTATTTTACCGTCGTAAACTGCCGATTGATGTTGCACTGATTCACGTTTCGCCTCCCGATGAACATGGCTTCTGCAGCTTCGGCGTTGGAATCGAAACAACAAAACCCGCCACCGAAGTAGCTAAATATATCATCGCACAAATAAATCCGAATATGCCGCGAACCTTGGGCGATGCCTTCATACACGTGGATAAATTTGCGGCTTGCATCGAAACCGATGTTCCAATAAAAGAATTGCCTCAGGTTGATGCTGACATTTCACCCTATGAAGCTGAAGTCTATCAGAAAATTGGTGAAAACATTGCCAATATGATAGAAGACGAATCGACTCTGCAACTCGGTATCGGAGCCATCCCTGATGCGGTTTTAAGATTTTTACACGGTAAGAAGCATTTAGGAATGCACACCGAAATGTTTTCGGACGGTGCCATCAAGTTAATTGATGAAGGTGTAATTACAAACGAGCGGAAAACTTTGCATGCAGGGAAAATAATTTCATCGTTCGTGTTAGGTACGAAATCTTTGTTTGAATTTTTAGATGATAATCCGCGCTTCGAGTTCCATCCGTCGCACTATGTGAACGATCCGTTTATCATTGCAAAAAACCGAAAAATGGTAGCAATCAATTCGGCTATTCAGGTTGACCTAACAGGACAAGTGTGTGCCGATTCGATGGGATCAAAATTCTACAGCGGTTATGGCGGACAGCTGGATTTTATACGGGGCGCAGCACGAAGCGAAGACGGCAAACCAATTATTGCACTCCCATCGACTGCGAAAGTTGATACTATTTCACGTATCACTCCACAATTAACTCCGGGTGCAGGCGTTACAACGTCGCGCGGCGATGTACATTATGTAGTTACAGAATATGGAGTCGCTGATTTGTATGGACGAACGGTTCGTGAAAGAGTTCAAGCCCTCATAAATATTGCTCATCCGAAATTCAGAGAAGAATTGGAAGAGTATGCTTTACAGCAAAAATATATTCCAACATTAATAAATAATAAATTGAGATGA
- the ald gene encoding alanine dehydrogenase, which translates to MNIGILKEDTKRELRVALTPAAVHSLISSGSNIYIEKDAGEAAHFSNQKYEEVGAKLVYTKDEVYGRSDIILKVAPPTENDLEQMHDSQVLITALHLAVAKPKITQLLMQKQICAVAIELLEDEKGKLPILQAMSEIAGQMCIQIAGRYLESNNKGRGILLGGVTAVPPASVVILGAGTVGYSAARMALGCGAQTIVLDRTLDRLRLLEHRLNYNVVTGLVNEYNIKKALQFADVLVGAVLIKGERTPHLVSEEMVKSMKPGSVIIDVSIDQGGCIETSRPTTLENPVYVLHDVIHYCVPNMPANVARTATYALTNSLLPYIQQIVESGFEKTIEENAGFRKGICTYNGFCTHDSIAKRFDVEYRKIESIK; encoded by the coding sequence ATGAATATTGGAATTCTAAAAGAAGACACAAAGCGCGAACTACGAGTCGCCTTGACCCCCGCCGCAGTCCACTCCCTAATTTCTTCAGGTTCAAACATTTATATCGAAAAAGATGCCGGCGAAGCAGCCCACTTTAGCAACCAGAAATACGAAGAAGTAGGCGCCAAATTAGTTTATACAAAAGACGAAGTTTACGGGAGATCGGATATAATTTTAAAAGTCGCACCCCCTACCGAAAACGACCTTGAACAAATGCACGATTCACAAGTATTAATTACGGCATTGCATCTTGCAGTTGCTAAACCGAAAATCACCCAACTTTTAATGCAGAAACAAATATGCGCAGTTGCCATTGAACTTTTAGAAGATGAAAAAGGCAAGCTGCCAATTTTACAAGCGATGAGTGAAATAGCCGGTCAGATGTGTATTCAGATAGCGGGTCGTTATTTAGAAAGTAACAATAAAGGTCGTGGTATTCTGTTAGGCGGTGTAACTGCAGTGCCGCCGGCTTCAGTTGTAATTCTTGGAGCGGGAACTGTCGGATACTCCGCAGCCCGGATGGCATTGGGATGCGGTGCACAAACTATTGTGTTGGACAGAACATTAGACAGGCTACGACTTTTAGAGCATCGTTTAAATTACAATGTTGTTACAGGATTGGTAAACGAATACAACATTAAAAAAGCTTTGCAATTTGCCGATGTACTGGTTGGCGCCGTGCTGATTAAAGGCGAACGAACTCCTCATTTAGTTTCCGAAGAAATGGTAAAATCTATGAAGCCCGGTTCAGTGATAATTGACGTATCAATTGACCAAGGGGGATGTATTGAAACAAGCCGCCCCACAACTTTAGAAAATCCGGTTTATGTTCTGCACGACGTGATTCATTATTGCGTTCCGAACATGCCTGCGAATGTTGCCCGCACTGCGACTTACGCTTTAACAAACAGCTTACTCCCTTACATCCAACAAATCGTGGAAAGTGGTTTTGAAAAAACAATTGAAGAGAATGCGGGTTTCAGAAAAGGGATATGTACTTATAACGGATTTTGCACACACGATTCAATAGCAAAACGGTTTGATGTTGAATATCGGAAAATAGAATCAATCAAATAA
- the rsmI gene encoding 16S rRNA (cytidine(1402)-2'-O)-methyltransferase translates to MSEEIQPGTLYIVSTPIGNLEDITFRAVKILSGVDLIAAEDTRKTKTLLEHYKIQKELISYFQFNESKRTPELIEALKSGKSIAIVSDAGTPGISDPAYRLVRAAIDDGINIIPIPGASALLAVLVVSGLPTDGFVFEGFLPHKKGRRTKLEQLKSESRTIILYESPHRILKTLQQLQEILGDRQVAVGREITKKFEEIFRGALSEAFNYFSCKSIKGEFVLVVKGIEND, encoded by the coding sequence ATGTCAGAAGAAATCCAGCCCGGCACTTTATACATAGTATCAACTCCGATTGGCAACCTGGAAGATATCACTTTCCGTGCAGTAAAAATTTTAAGCGGTGTTGATTTAATTGCAGCAGAAGATACACGCAAAACAAAAACTTTACTCGAACATTACAAAATTCAAAAAGAACTTATCAGCTATTTTCAGTTCAACGAATCAAAAAGAACTCCTGAACTTATTGAAGCACTGAAAAGTGGTAAATCAATCGCAATCGTTTCGGATGCGGGAACTCCGGGAATTTCGGACCCGGCTTACCGATTGGTCCGAGCCGCAATCGATGATGGCATAAACATAATTCCAATTCCGGGGGCATCGGCGTTATTAGCGGTTTTGGTTGTAAGCGGACTTCCAACTGACGGATTTGTATTCGAAGGATTCCTTCCACACAAAAAAGGGCGCAGAACAAAACTCGAACAACTCAAATCGGAGAGCCGCACGATAATTCTATATGAATCGCCCCACCGAATCTTAAAAACGCTTCAGCAATTGCAGGAAATTTTGGGCGACAGGCAAGTAGCAGTTGGACGGGAGATAACAAAAAAATTTGAAGAAATTTTCAGGGGGGCCCTTTCTGAGGCCTTCAATTATTTTTCTTGTAAATCGATTAAGGGGGAGTTTGTTTTAGTCGTAAAAGGGATAGAGAACGACTAA
- a CDS encoding NAD+ synthase, which yields MNIKEIHKFLVNFLNVEITKSGFYKAIIGISGGVDSAVSVYLAVEALGKENVFGVVLPYKTSSPISIADAQLVINTLGIRNKTIDITPMVDEFLKVDPDMSRLRLGNIAARARMIVLYDLSAKENALVIGTSNKTEILLGYGTLFGDTASAINPLGDLYKTQIWDLAKESGVPENIISKIPTADLWTGQTDEGELGFLYKDVDKLFTEMIDNQKTDVELAAAGFEKEFINKVRLRISKYEFKRRLPLIAKLPG from the coding sequence ATGAATATAAAAGAAATTCATAAATTTTTAGTCAACTTTTTAAATGTAGAAATAACCAAAAGCGGATTTTACAAAGCAATTATTGGTATCTCGGGTGGAGTTGATTCGGCAGTTTCAGTTTATTTGGCTGTTGAAGCATTGGGCAAAGAAAATGTATTTGGCGTAGTGCTACCATACAAAACCAGCTCGCCCATAAGTATAGCAGATGCACAGTTGGTAATTAACACTTTAGGTATAAGAAATAAAACAATCGATATAACACCGATGGTGGATGAATTTCTCAAAGTTGATCCGGATATGAGCCGGCTTCGGCTCGGCAACATCGCTGCCCGTGCGCGTATGATTGTTCTTTATGATTTGTCGGCGAAAGAAAATGCGCTCGTCATCGGAACGAGCAACAAAACCGAAATACTTCTCGGTTATGGAACTCTTTTTGGTGATACTGCCTCGGCAATCAATCCGCTCGGCGATTTATATAAAACTCAAATCTGGGATTTGGCAAAAGAATCAGGAGTTCCTGAAAACATAATTTCGAAAATACCTACCGCCGATTTGTGGACAGGACAAACCGACGAAGGTGAATTAGGTTTTTTATATAAAGATGTTGATAAACTTTTTACCGAGATGATTGATAACCAGAAAACCGATGTTGAACTTGCGGCTGCCGGATTTGAGAAGGAATTTATTAATAAAGTTCGACTGCGAATTTCGAAATACGAATTCAAACGGCGGTTACCGCTAATTGCAAAACTACCGGGATAA
- a CDS encoding isoaspartyl peptidase/L-asparaginase has product MLSFIVHGGAWDIPNELIESHKNGVSKALQIGWDILRNGGSAIDAVENAVNYLENDTTFDAGRGSHLNAEGNIELDASIMNGKTFRCGSVGAVKNVRNPISLCRKIMDESEHIFLVGTGAEKFAKEHGIALCSSDDLLIEREVLKWKSIQGKKDFSTKDAFKFHTASDTVGAVAMDSEGIICAGTSTGGTFNKHPGRVGDSPLIGCGTYADNSVGGVSTTGWGEAMIKVVMAKTVIDLMEFNAGDPQEAAEKGIEILAHKADGYGGLIALNTKGEFGIAFNTPRMARAFINSHTNTPQILII; this is encoded by the coding sequence ATGCTCTCATTCATAGTTCATGGCGGTGCGTGGGATATTCCCAACGAATTAATCGAATCACACAAAAACGGAGTTTCAAAAGCGCTTCAAATCGGATGGGATATTTTGCGGAACGGCGGCTCGGCTATTGATGCCGTCGAAAATGCAGTTAATTATTTAGAAAACGATACTACTTTCGATGCTGGCAGAGGTTCTCACCTGAATGCTGAAGGGAATATTGAACTCGATGCGAGTATTATGAACGGCAAAACTTTCCGCTGTGGTTCGGTAGGGGCTGTAAAAAATGTGCGCAACCCTATTTCGCTCTGTCGAAAAATAATGGACGAAAGCGAACATATATTTCTGGTAGGCACCGGAGCCGAAAAGTTTGCTAAAGAACACGGCATCGCTCTCTGCTCGTCCGACGATTTACTGATTGAGCGGGAAGTTTTAAAGTGGAAGAGCATTCAGGGTAAAAAAGATTTTTCTACAAAGGACGCTTTCAAATTTCACACAGCTTCCGATACTGTTGGTGCCGTTGCTATGGATTCAGAAGGAATAATTTGTGCAGGCACATCGACAGGCGGAACATTCAACAAGCATCCGGGACGCGTTGGCGATTCTCCATTAATCGGCTGCGGAACTTATGCCGATAACTCGGTCGGCGGAGTTTCAACAACCGGTTGGGGCGAAGCGATGATAAAAGTAGTTATGGCTAAAACCGTAATCGACTTGATGGAGTTCAACGCGGGCGATCCACAGGAAGCCGCAGAAAAGGGAATTGAAATTTTAGCGCACAAAGCAGATGGTTATGGCGGGCTTATCGCACTCAATACTAAAGGCGAGTTTGGTATCGCA